Proteins found in one Hypericibacter terrae genomic segment:
- a CDS encoding ferritin-like domain-containing protein, producing the protein MATAWRDGALPVGIAAPPDRPARPTRPELRRPGDMPKRRGAGNPENRIALLHALAHIELNAIDLACDILARFPQAGMPRHFHDDWVSVADEEAKHFGLLSDRLAELGGAYGDLPAHDGLWQAAEETAGNLLARLAIVPLVLEARGLDVTPKMIGDLKRADDEKSAAVLGVIYEEEIGHVGIGRRWFLFECERRALDPAQAWGALVRKHFRGTLKPPFNDEARVAAGLVPAEYAALAEPA; encoded by the coding sequence ATGGCGACCGCCTGGCGCGACGGCGCGCTGCCGGTCGGCATCGCCGCCCCGCCCGACCGCCCCGCGCGGCCGACGCGGCCCGAGCTGCGGCGGCCGGGCGACATGCCCAAGCGGCGCGGCGCCGGCAACCCCGAGAACCGCATCGCGCTGCTCCATGCGCTGGCCCATATCGAGCTCAACGCGATCGATCTCGCCTGCGATATCCTCGCGCGCTTTCCGCAAGCCGGCATGCCGCGGCATTTCCATGACGACTGGGTCTCCGTCGCCGACGAGGAAGCGAAGCATTTCGGCCTGCTGTCGGATCGCCTCGCCGAGCTCGGCGGTGCCTATGGCGACCTGCCCGCGCATGACGGGCTCTGGCAGGCGGCGGAGGAAACCGCGGGCAACCTGCTGGCGCGGCTCGCGATCGTGCCGTTGGTACTGGAAGCGCGCGGGCTCGATGTCACGCCGAAGATGATCGGCGATCTGAAGCGCGCCGACGACGAGAAGAGCGCCGCGGTGCTGGGCGTGATCTATGAAGAGGAGATCGGCCATGTCGGCATCGGCCGGCGCTGGTTCCTCTTCGAATGCGAGCGCCGCGCGCTCGACCCGGCGCAAGCCTGGGGCGCGTTGGTGCGCAAGCATTTCCGCGGAACCCTGAAGCCGCCCTTCAACGACGAAGCCCGCGTCGCCGCCGGCCTGGTGCCGGCGGAATATGCGGCGCTGGCGGAGCCCGCCTAG
- a CDS encoding glutathione S-transferase family protein codes for MSERKPVVLYAVDYSVYGRMAQLALIEKGVAHRVEVIDIFKGAPPDYLKLHPFGKIPALVHGDFKLYETAAITRYIDEAFPGPALQPADPEGRARLAQIVCIVDHYGYRPLIWDIMVERLMAPTEGREPDEAKIAATIPKAQTVLAAFSDLMTGPYLLGEQLTLADLHLATIIAYFRLAPEGQQLLGQAPKIARWWTLMEPRASLQQTRYPLEKRS; via the coding sequence ATGAGCGAGAGGAAGCCGGTTGTTCTTTATGCTGTGGATTACAGCGTCTATGGGCGCATGGCCCAGTTGGCGCTGATCGAGAAGGGCGTCGCTCACCGCGTCGAGGTGATCGACATCTTCAAGGGCGCGCCGCCCGACTATCTGAAACTGCATCCTTTCGGCAAGATCCCGGCGCTGGTGCATGGCGACTTCAAGCTCTACGAGACCGCCGCCATCACGCGCTATATCGACGAGGCCTTTCCGGGCCCGGCGCTCCAGCCCGCGGATCCCGAGGGTCGCGCCCGGCTGGCCCAGATCGTCTGCATCGTGGATCATTACGGCTACCGGCCGCTGATCTGGGACATCATGGTGGAGCGGCTCATGGCGCCCACCGAGGGGCGCGAACCCGACGAGGCCAAGATCGCCGCGACGATTCCGAAGGCGCAAACGGTTCTCGCCGCTTTCTCCGATCTGATGACCGGCCCCTATCTGCTGGGCGAACAGCTCACGCTGGCGGATCTGCATCTGGCCACGATCATCGCCTATTTCCGCCTGGCGCCCGAGGGGCAGCAACTCCTGGGCCAGGCGCCGAAGATCGCGCGCTGGTGGACGCTGATGGAGCCGCGCGCCAGCCTGCAGCAGACGCGTTATCCGCTGGAGAAGCGCAGCTAG
- a CDS encoding penicillin-binding protein 1A translates to MKRVILGLLGLLLGFGIAGLVGAYVIFQHYAATLPAVSELAVYDPPVVTRVHAGDGRLLAEFATENRVYVPIGAIPKVVSNAFISAEDKTFYEHPGIDLPGIVHAMITNLRHMGSDRRPIGASTITQQVAKNFLLTNEVSLERKVKEMILALRIEKAYSKDHILELYLNEIYLGFGSYGVASAALNYFDKSLDELTIAQAAFLASLPKAPSKYNPVTRTQDAIDRRNWVIGRMLEDGHITAAEAAAATAEPLSISRRGEAETVSADYFAEEVRRELIQRFGDKSLYEGGLSVRTTLDPQLQAYADKTLRDGMQRFDRKYGYRGPVSTMELGEDWAAKLAALPAPKGLRDWQLAVVLSDDAEAAKIGFGNGQTGQIPLAELKWARKDLDDNHVGPAIAKPEDAIKPGDVVMVEPVTQDRDGKAYPEGSYGLRQIPAIGAAMVAMDPHTGRVLAIVGGWSYEISEFDRATQALRQPGSSFKPFVYMTALENGFTPSTLILDAPIVIDQGPGLPLWKPENYEDTFLGPATMRVGLEKSRNLMTIRLAQAVGMDKVKALVDRFGVVDNMQPLLSMSLGAGETTPLKMATAYSMIVNGGKRVVPRFIDRVQDRTGATIFNSDPRPCPNCQVPWQDGLTPPEIPDEREQVVDPQTAYQMVHMMEGVVQRGTGFVVSAVGKPLAGKTGTTNESRDAWFVGFSPDLTVAVYFGYDQPRSLGARETGGVVAAPVFRDFMIDALKDKPGTPFRIPPGIRLVRVDVKTGQRANSGTQKVIYEAFKPGTEPSDTPTNVIEGIGVADQGGGQTSTPGVVGVPSSSDSGQSTSPSGLY, encoded by the coding sequence GTGAAGCGAGTTATCCTCGGTCTTCTGGGTTTGCTGCTGGGTTTCGGCATCGCCGGCCTGGTCGGCGCTTATGTCATCTTCCAGCATTACGCGGCGACCTTGCCAGCGGTCTCGGAACTGGCGGTCTACGATCCGCCGGTGGTCACGCGCGTCCATGCCGGCGACGGCCGTCTGCTGGCCGAGTTCGCGACCGAGAACCGGGTCTATGTCCCGATCGGCGCCATCCCGAAAGTCGTGTCGAACGCCTTCATCTCGGCCGAGGACAAGACCTTCTACGAGCATCCCGGCATCGATCTGCCGGGCATCGTCCATGCGATGATCACCAATCTGCGGCATATGGGCTCCGACCGCCGCCCGATCGGCGCCTCGACCATCACGCAGCAGGTGGCGAAGAATTTCCTTCTCACCAACGAGGTCTCGCTCGAGCGCAAGGTCAAGGAGATGATCCTCGCGCTCCGCATCGAGAAGGCCTACAGCAAGGACCATATCCTCGAGCTCTATCTGAACGAGATCTATCTCGGCTTCGGCTCATACGGCGTCGCGTCCGCGGCCCTCAATTATTTCGACAAGTCGCTGGACGAACTGACCATCGCCCAGGCCGCCTTCCTGGCCTCCTTGCCGAAGGCGCCCAGCAAATACAATCCCGTCACCCGCACGCAGGACGCGATCGACCGGCGCAACTGGGTCATCGGCCGCATGCTCGAAGACGGGCATATCACGGCGGCCGAGGCCGCGGCCGCCACGGCCGAGCCCTTGAGCATCAGCCGGCGGGGCGAGGCCGAAACCGTCTCGGCCGATTACTTCGCCGAGGAGGTCCGGCGCGAGCTGATCCAGCGCTTCGGCGACAAGAGCCTCTATGAGGGCGGCTTGTCGGTGCGCACCACGCTCGACCCGCAGCTGCAGGCCTATGCCGACAAGACCTTGCGCGACGGCATGCAGCGCTTCGATCGCAAATATGGCTATCGCGGCCCGGTGAGCACGATGGAGCTGGGCGAGGACTGGGCGGCGAAGCTGGCGGCCCTGCCGGCGCCCAAGGGCCTGCGCGACTGGCAGCTCGCGGTCGTGCTCTCCGACGATGCCGAGGCTGCCAAGATCGGCTTCGGCAACGGCCAGACGGGCCAGATCCCGCTGGCCGAACTGAAATGGGCGCGCAAGGATCTCGACGACAACCATGTCGGTCCGGCCATCGCCAAGCCCGAGGACGCGATCAAGCCGGGCGACGTGGTGATGGTCGAGCCGGTCACGCAGGACAGGGACGGCAAGGCCTATCCCGAAGGCAGCTACGGGTTGCGGCAGATTCCCGCGATCGGGGCGGCGATGGTGGCGATGGACCCGCATACCGGCCGCGTGCTCGCCATCGTGGGCGGCTGGAGCTACGAGATCAGCGAGTTCGACCGCGCCACCCAGGCGCTGCGCCAACCCGGCTCTTCCTTCAAGCCCTTCGTCTATATGACGGCGCTCGAGAACGGCTTCACGCCCTCGACCTTGATCCTCGACGCGCCGATCGTGATCGACCAGGGGCCGGGCCTGCCGCTGTGGAAGCCGGAAAACTACGAAGACACCTTCCTCGGGCCTGCCACGATGCGCGTGGGCCTGGAAAAGTCGCGCAACCTGATGACGATCCGCCTGGCGCAGGCCGTCGGCATGGACAAGGTGAAGGCGCTGGTCGATCGCTTCGGCGTGGTCGACAACATGCAGCCGCTGCTCTCCATGTCGCTGGGTGCCGGCGAGACCACGCCGCTCAAGATGGCGACGGCCTATTCGATGATCGTCAATGGCGGCAAGCGCGTCGTGCCCCGCTTCATCGACCGGGTCCAGGACCGGACCGGCGCCACGATCTTCAACAGCGACCCGCGGCCCTGTCCGAACTGCCAAGTCCCCTGGCAGGACGGTTTGACGCCACCGGAGATTCCCGACGAGCGCGAGCAGGTCGTCGATCCGCAGACCGCCTACCAGATGGTCCATATGATGGAAGGCGTCGTGCAGCGCGGCACAGGTTTCGTGGTCTCCGCCGTCGGCAAGCCGCTCGCCGGCAAGACCGGCACCACCAACGAGAGCCGCGACGCCTGGTTCGTCGGCTTCTCGCCCGACCTCACGGTCGCCGTCTATTTCGGCTATGACCAGCCGCGGTCTCTGGGTGCCAGGGAGACGGGCGGCGTGGTCGCAGCGCCGGTGTTCCGCGATTTCATGATCGACGCGCTGAAGGACAAGCCTGGCACGCCGTTCCGCATTCCGCCGGGGATCCGCCTGGTGCGTGTCGATGTGAAGACGGGCCAGCGGGCCAATTCGGGGACCCAGAAGGTGATCTACGAGGCCTTCAAACCCGGCACCGAGCCCAGCGACACGCCCACCAACGTGATCGAGGGCATCGGCGTCGCGGATCAGGGCGGCGGCCAGACCAGTACGCCCGGCGTGGTCGGCGTGCCGAGCTCGTCCGACAGCGGGCAATCGACCAGCCCCAGCGGGCTTTATTGA
- the prfB gene encoding peptide chain release factor 2 (programmed frameshift) has translation MRAELEAAVGDIRSSVALLRRHLDWDHALTRLEDLNAKSEDPKFWNDSQAAQKLMRERNHLQQSIEDCRKLERDLDDALTLIELGETESDPASVAEGEAALKALQKRARQVELEALLSGEADANDCYIEINAGAGGTEAQDWASMLTRMYARWAEQHGYKVEWLEESPGEEAGLKSATLRIKGRNAYGWLKTESGVHRLVRISPYDSAARRHTSFASVWVYPVVDDNINIEIKDSDLQVDTMRSGGAGGQHVNKTESAIRITHIPSGIVVKCQEDRSQHRNRATAMAMLKSRLFEVELQKREAASAVTEAGKSDIGWGHQIRSYVLQPYQMVKDLRTELQTSDTQGVLDGDLDAFMAASLAARVGSKRAGVN, from the exons ATGCGCGCTGAATTGGAAGCAGCCGTCGGGGACATTCGTTCCTCGGTGGCCCTGCTGAGGAGGCATCTT GACTGGGATCACGCGCTGACGAGGCTCGAGGATCTCAACGCCAAATCCGAAGATCCCAAATTCTGGAACGACTCCCAGGCCGCGCAGAAGCTCATGCGCGAGCGCAACCATTTGCAGCAGTCGATCGAGGATTGCCGCAAGCTGGAGCGCGACCTCGACGACGCCCTCACCCTGATCGAGCTCGGCGAGACCGAGAGCGACCCCGCCAGCGTCGCCGAAGGCGAGGCGGCGTTGAAGGCGCTGCAGAAGCGCGCCCGCCAGGTCGAGCTCGAGGCGCTGCTCTCGGGCGAGGCCGACGCCAACGACTGCTACATCGAAATCAATGCCGGCGCCGGCGGCACCGAGGCCCAGGACTGGGCTTCGATGCTGACCCGCATGTATGCGCGTTGGGCCGAGCAGCATGGCTACAAGGTCGAGTGGCTCGAAGAGAGCCCCGGCGAAGAGGCGGGCCTGAAGTCGGCGACGCTGCGCATCAAGGGCCGCAACGCCTATGGCTGGCTCAAGACCGAGAGCGGCGTGCATCGCCTGGTGCGCATCTCGCCCTATGACAGCGCGGCGCGCCGGCACACCAGCTTCGCCTCGGTCTGGGTCTATCCGGTGGTCGACGACAACATCAATATCGAGATCAAGGATTCGGACCTGCAGGTCGACACCATGCGGTCGGGCGGCGCCGGCGGCCAGCATGTGAACAAGACCGAGAGCGCCATCCGCATCACCCACATCCCGAGCGGCATCGTGGTGAAGTGCCAGGAGGACCGCTCCCAGCATCGCAACCGCGCCACCGCCATGGCGATGCTGAAGTCGCGTCTGTTCGAGGTGGAGCTGCAGAAGCGCGAGGCGGCCTCGGCGGTGACGGAAGCCGGCAAGTCCGACATCGGCTGGGGTCACCAGATCCGCTCCTATGTGCTGCAGCCCTATCAAATGGTGAAGGATCTGCGCACCGAGCTGCAGACCTCGGACACGCAAGGGGTGCTGGACGGCGATCTCGACGCCTTCATGGCGGCCTCGCTGGCGGCGCGCGTCGGCAGCAAACGCGCGGGCGTCAACTAA
- a CDS encoding ferritin-like domain-containing protein, whose translation MSKDDEKRPPFHYVGDIGSLDWKVPGEVETALDWAYDGGRGELLGLYEKGKRQQWNASERIDWRQELHPDNPMQIGDHTVPIFGSPVWEKLDQKKKIELRWHLQTWQISQFLHGEQGALVCASKVVQLVPYLDAKLYAATQVFDEARHVEVYGRLLREKFAMAYPITAPLKSLLENVFHDPRWDFTYLGMQVLIEGLALAAFQRIRNQAFNKLAATINAYVMQDEARHVAFGRLALKEYYPQLSDAERAEREEFLVDACWLMRERLAPDTVWDTVGLPKKLCMEIAEQSQLMREFRAVLFRRVVPTIKYIGLWGPKIQAAFDKMGVLAYADLDVDKMLAEDEYVGRHFIQLRFQPGGALNKPGPKRPPGPVQGTDSLPDNPPPPAGQPPSR comes from the coding sequence GTGAGCAAGGACGACGAGAAGCGGCCGCCCTTCCACTATGTGGGCGACATCGGCAGCCTGGACTGGAAGGTCCCGGGCGAGGTTGAGACTGCGCTCGATTGGGCCTATGACGGCGGCCGGGGCGAACTTCTCGGTCTCTATGAGAAGGGCAAGCGCCAGCAGTGGAATGCGTCCGAGCGCATCGACTGGCGCCAGGAGCTGCATCCCGACAATCCGATGCAGATCGGCGATCACACCGTGCCGATCTTCGGCTCGCCGGTCTGGGAGAAGCTCGATCAGAAGAAGAAGATCGAGCTGCGCTGGCATCTCCAGACCTGGCAGATCTCGCAGTTCCTCCATGGCGAACAGGGAGCGCTCGTCTGCGCCTCCAAGGTCGTTCAGCTCGTTCCCTATCTCGACGCCAAGCTCTATGCGGCGACGCAGGTCTTCGACGAGGCGCGCCATGTCGAGGTCTATGGCCGGTTGCTGCGCGAAAAATTCGCCATGGCCTACCCGATCACCGCGCCCTTGAAGTCGCTGCTCGAGAACGTGTTCCACGACCCGCGCTGGGACTTCACCTATCTCGGCATGCAGGTACTGATCGAAGGCCTGGCGCTGGCGGCGTTCCAGCGCATCCGCAACCAGGCGTTCAACAAGCTCGCGGCGACCATCAACGCCTATGTGATGCAGGACGAGGCGCGCCATGTCGCCTTCGGACGGCTGGCGCTCAAGGAGTATTATCCGCAGCTCTCCGATGCCGAGCGCGCCGAGCGCGAGGAATTCCTGGTCGATGCCTGCTGGCTGATGCGCGAGCGGCTGGCGCCCGATACGGTTTGGGACACGGTCGGCCTGCCCAAGAAGCTCTGCATGGAGATCGCCGAGCAATCGCAGCTGATGCGCGAGTTCCGCGCCGTGCTGTTCCGCCGCGTCGTGCCGACGATCAAATATATCGGGCTCTGGGGCCCCAAGATTCAGGCGGCTTTCGATAAGATGGGCGTGCTGGCCTATGCCGACCTCGACGTCGACAAGATGCTGGCCGAGGACGAGTATGTCGGCCGCCATTTCATCCAGCTGCGGTTCCAGCCGGGCGGCGCCTTGAACAAGCCCGGCCCGAAACGGCCTCCCGGGCCGGTCCAGGGCACCGACAGCTTGCCGGACAACCCGCCACCGCCCGCGGGCCAGCCGCCGTCGCGTTGA
- a CDS encoding N-acetylmuramoyl-L-alanine amidase, translating into MTGRCRFALFLMVLALLAGLCGPAMAAVDVQGIRLGVHPDKTRVVLDLSGGAAYRTLLLANPYRLVIDLEGVQWQLGPEGAPAGKGLVSGMRYGTYSGGTQRLVLDLAGPVTLQQSALIAGSGTVAARLVLDLVPASADQFLAGAAGGSGPALVSLPEVTAASGSDPAAGSQLAAGTDSAGALPTPDLKPASATSDQGSVPLTAAPDPVPAPLPAVGGNMSTAWLGFPPPLKPPPPSAGPVRPLIMLDPGHGGVDPGTVGASGAYEKNLTLAMALEIKRQIEASGRFRVQLTRDKDIFIPLRDRIAIARAAHADIFISLHADSHDNADHRGATVYTLSENASDAEAEALAAKENKADLIAGVDLSNENQMVTSILIDLAQRETKNQSVRLADYMVQELASGTLLNRNTHRFAGFAVLKAPDVPSILLELGYLSNSQDEKLLQTKAYRRKMAAAILKAIGDYFQWQRTLTQG; encoded by the coding sequence ATGACGGGTCGCTGCCGCTTCGCCCTGTTTTTGATGGTCCTGGCGCTGCTGGCCGGCCTGTGCGGCCCGGCGATGGCCGCGGTCGACGTGCAGGGCATCCGGCTCGGCGTCCATCCCGACAAGACCCGGGTGGTGCTGGATCTTTCGGGCGGCGCGGCCTACCGCACCCTGTTGCTGGCGAATCCCTACCGGCTCGTCATCGATCTCGAAGGCGTGCAGTGGCAGTTGGGTCCCGAAGGCGCCCCCGCCGGGAAGGGTCTGGTTTCCGGCATGCGCTATGGCACCTATTCGGGCGGCACCCAGCGCCTGGTGCTGGATCTGGCCGGGCCGGTCACGCTCCAGCAGAGTGCCCTCATCGCCGGGTCCGGCACCGTGGCGGCCCGCCTCGTCCTCGATCTGGTGCCGGCCAGCGCCGACCAGTTCCTGGCGGGTGCCGCCGGCGGCTCCGGCCCGGCCCTGGTCTCCCTGCCGGAGGTGACGGCGGCCTCGGGCAGCGATCCTGCGGCCGGTAGCCAGTTGGCAGCGGGGACGGATTCCGCCGGCGCGCTGCCCACCCCTGACCTCAAACCGGCGTCCGCGACCTCCGATCAGGGCAGCGTTCCCCTGACCGCAGCCCCCGACCCGGTGCCCGCACCCCTCCCGGCCGTCGGGGGCAACATGAGCACCGCCTGGCTGGGATTCCCGCCGCCGCTCAAGCCTCCGCCGCCTTCGGCCGGGCCGGTGCGCCCGCTGATCATGCTCGATCCCGGTCATGGCGGGGTCGATCCGGGCACCGTCGGCGCCTCCGGCGCCTATGAAAAGAACCTGACGCTGGCCATGGCGCTCGAGATCAAGCGCCAGATCGAGGCGAGCGGACGCTTCCGGGTCCAGCTCACCCGCGACAAGGACATCTTCATTCCCTTGCGCGATCGCATTGCCATCGCCCGTGCCGCCCATGCGGACATCTTCATCTCGCTGCATGCGGATTCGCACGACAACGCCGATCATCGCGGCGCCACGGTCTATACCCTGTCGGAGAACGCGTCGGACGCCGAGGCCGAGGCGCTGGCGGCCAAGGAGAACAAGGCGGACCTGATCGCGGGCGTCGATCTCTCGAACGAGAACCAGATGGTGACCTCGATCCTGATCGACCTGGCGCAGCGCGAGACCAAGAACCAGTCGGTCCGGCTGGCGGACTATATGGTCCAGGAGCTGGCGAGCGGGACCCTGCTCAACCGCAACACCCACCGCTTCGCCGGCTTTGCCGTGCTGAAGGCGCCCGACGTGCCCTCGATCCTGCTGGAGCTGGGCTATCTCTCCAACAGCCAGGACGAGAAGCTGCTGCAGACCAAGGCCTATCGGCGCAAGATGGCGGCGGCGATCCTCAAGGCGATCGGCGACTATTTCCAGTGGCAGCGGACCCTGACCCAGGGATGA
- the bcp gene encoding thioredoxin-dependent thiol peroxidase: MAKTPAELKEGDKAPVFTIPADDGSEISLPKLKGKPVVLYFYPKDDTPGCTAEACSFRDNLPKFGKIEAEVIGISRDSVASHQKFKKKHDLNFKLGSDNCGEVTEAYGVWVEKSMYGRKYMGIERATFLIDAKGVIRHIWRKVKVPGHSEEVLKALKELKAG; this comes from the coding sequence ATGGCGAAGACGCCGGCGGAACTCAAAGAAGGCGACAAGGCTCCGGTTTTCACCATTCCGGCGGACGACGGCAGCGAAATCTCCCTGCCGAAGCTCAAGGGCAAGCCGGTGGTGCTCTATTTCTATCCGAAGGACGACACCCCGGGCTGCACCGCGGAGGCCTGCTCCTTCCGCGACAACCTCCCCAAGTTCGGCAAGATCGAGGCCGAGGTGATCGGCATCTCGCGCGACAGCGTCGCCAGCCATCAGAAGTTCAAGAAGAAGCACGACTTGAACTTCAAACTCGGCTCCGACAATTGCGGCGAGGTCACCGAAGCCTATGGCGTCTGGGTCGAGAAGAGCATGTATGGCCGCAAATATATGGGCATCGAGCGCGCCACCTTCCTGATCGACGCCAAGGGCGTGATCCGCCACATCTGGCGCAAGGTGAAGGTGCCCGGCCATTCGGAAGAGGTGCTGAAGGCGCTGAAGGAATTGAAGGCGGGGTAG